The Pyrus communis chromosome 2, drPyrComm1.1, whole genome shotgun sequence genome includes a window with the following:
- the LOC137725999 gene encoding auxin response factor 3-like: MAGLIDLNSATEDEQTPSSGSPSSASSVSDALGSSASVCMELWHACAGPLISLPKKGSVVVYLPQGHLEQVSDFPTSAYDLPPHLFCRVVDVKLHAETGTDDVFARVSLVPESEEIEHRLREGETDADAEDDVEAMGTSATPHMFCKTLTASDTSTHGGFSVPRRAAEDCFPPLDYTQQRPSQELVAKDLHGLEWRFRHIYRGQPRRHLLTTGWSAFVNKKKLVSGDAVLFLRGDDGELRLGIRRAAQFKSSATCPTLCSQQLNCSAITDVVNAIFAKNAFNVYYNPRSSSSEFIIPSHKFLRSLDHCFSAGMRIKMRFETEDAAERRYIGFITGISELDPVRWPGSKWRCLVVRWDDIDTSKHGRVSPWEVEPSGSVSSSHTLMATGLKRSRIGLSATKPECSVPNGGIGTSDFGESLRFQKVLQGQEISGFDTPFSGLGGLNSLPSEARRVFHGSGGSGIAAGGNGLRQSLVDSEIASKGIGFGESFRFRKVLQGQEILPSSPYGRAPASNEAHEYGGPGIYDGFHVPGFRNGWSTMMQSNNTHVHSSAPSVQVSSPSSVLMFQQAVNPVVEFNSVYNGHNPEDHRVNRTLHVSEHDGGRQTSSSFGERNFSREDRGGTHSYNQHGISPHPGTSQSTISGSQDSISPIKGSCRLFGFSLSEDKCVPDQEGNPNVGVRFHSKPPLMTSTVGITCTKDWAFDWRGERMESCLQG; the protein is encoded by the exons ATGGCGGGTCTAATTGATCTGAACAGTGCGACTGAGGACGAACAAACGCCATCGTCCGGCTCGCCGTCTTCGGCTTCCTCTGTTTCCGACGCTCTGGGTTCTTCCGCGTCGGTGTGCATGGAGCTCTGGCACGCCTGCGCTGGCCCACTGATTTCGCTGCCGAAGAAAGGGAGTGTGGTGGTGTATCTTCCGCAGGGCCACCTGGAGCAAGTCTCGGATTTTCCGACCTCGGCTTATGATCTCCCGCCCCACCTCTTCTGTCGGGTTGTCGATGTCAAGCTCCAT GCTGAGACTGGCACTGACGATGTCTTCGCTCGGGTTTCCCTTGTTCCTGAAAGTGAG GAAATTGAGCACAGATTGCGGGAAGGGGAAACCGATGCAGATGCCGAGGACGACGTTGAGGCAATGGGGACGTCAGCCACACCCCACATGTTCTGCAAAACCCTTACTGCTTCCGATACTAGCACTCACGGAGGCTTCTCTGTGCCTCGTCGTGCTGCCGAGGATTGCTTTCCTCCCCTG GATTACACTCAACAAAGGCCTTCGCAAGAGCTTGTAGCAAAGGATCTGCATGGCCtggagtggaggttccgacatatctATAGGG GGCAGCCACGGAGGCATTTGCTCACCACTGGGTGGAGTGCGTTTGTGAACAAGAAGAAGCTCGTCTCTGGAGATGCAGTGCTGTTTCTTAG GGGTGACGATGGAGAACTGAGGCTCGGAATTAGAAGGGCAGCCCAGTTTAAAAGTTCTGCTACTTGTCCAACTCTTTGTAGCCAGCAATTGAACTGTAGCGCTATCACCGATGTGGTGAATGCTATATTCGCGAAGAATGCTTTTAATGTGTACTACAATCCAAG GTCCAGCTCTTCTGAATTCATAATACCTTCCCATAAGTTTTTGAGGAGCCTAGATCATTGTTTTTCTGCTGGAATGAGGATCAAAATGCGTTTCGAAACTGAAGATGCAGCAGAGCGAAG ATACATTGGGTTTATAACGGGGATTAGTGAATTGGATCCTGTAAGATGGCCTGGTTCAAAATGGAGATGCCTAGTT GTCAGGTGGGATGATATAGACACAAGTAAGCACGGCAGGGTTTCCCCATGGGAAGTTGAGCCATCTGGTTCTGTTTCTAGTTCCCATACCCTAATGGCAACTGGCTTGAAGCGGTCCAGGATTGGTTTGTCTGCAACAAAACCAGAATGTTCAGTTCCTA ATGGTGGGATTGGAACATCAGACTTTGGGGAATCTTTAAGGTTCCAGAAGGTCTTGCAAGGTCAAGAAATTTCGGGGTTTGATACTCCTTTCAGTGGTTTAGGTGGTCTGAATTCGCTTCCATCTGAAGCAAGGAGAGTCTTCCACGGTTCCGGTGGTTCTGGGATTGCTGCTGGAGGTAATGGTCTCAGACAGTCACTTGTGGATTCTGAGATTGCCTCAAAAGGCATAGGCTTTGGTGAATCATTCCGATTCCGTAAGGTCTTGCAAGGTCAAGAAATACTTCCAAGCTCACCATATGGAAGAGCTCCTGCTTCTAACGAAGCTCATGAATATGGTGGACCTGGAATCTATGATGGTTTTCATGTGCCTGGCTTTAGGAATGGATGGTCCACCATGATGCAGAGCAATAATACACATGTGCACTCATCTGCCCCATCTGTGCAAGTTTCATCACCATCGTCTGTGTTAATGTTCCAGCAAGCAGTGAATCCAGTTGTGGAATTCAACTCGGTATACAATGGCCATAACCCAGAGGACCATAGAGTAAATCGGACTCTACATGTCTCTGAACATGATGGTGGAAGGCAAACATCATCCTCGTTTGGTGAACGTAACTTCAGCAGGGAAGATCGTGGAGGCACGCATTCTTACAATCAGCATGGTATTTCACCTCATCCAGGTACGAGTCAATCAACAATTAGTGGCAGCCAGGATTCTATTTCACCAATCAAAGGTAGCTGTAGACTCTTTGGTTTCTCATTGTCCGAGGACAAATGTGTCCCGGATCAAGAGGGCAACCCCAATGTTGGAGTGCGGTTTCATTCAAAGCCTCCTTTGATGACTTCAACAGTTGGAATTACCTGTACTAAA GATTGGGCTTTTGACTGGCGCGGAGAAAGGATGGAAAGCTGTTTACAAGGATAG
- the LOC137726377 gene encoding glutaredoxin-C9-like — MQSQTIPYGTWIPGSRAGHATPSSREQHLAAASVQKLVSENAVTVVGRRGCCMCHVVKRLLLGHGVNPTVFEVDEEDETGVVAELRRLIGADQEDWSQFPVVFVGGKLFGGLERVMATHITGELVPVLKQAGALWL; from the coding sequence ATGCAATCACAAACTATCCCATATGGAACATGGATTCCGGGCAGCCGGGCCGGCCACGCGACGCCGTCCTCACGCGAGCAACACCTAGCGGCGGCCAGCGTACAAAAACTGGTGTCGGAGAATGCTGTCACGGTTGTCGGACGACGTGGCTGCTGCATGTGCCACGTCGTCAAGCGACTGCTCCTCGGCCATGGGGTCAACCCTACGGTTTTCGAAGTGGACGAGGAAGACGAGACCGGGGTTGTCGCTGAACTGCGGAGACTGATCGGAGCAGACCAGGAGGATTGGTCGCAGTTTCCGGTGGTGTTTGTAGGCGGGAAGTTGTTTGGTGGTTTGGAGAGGGTCATGGCTACCCATATTACAGGTGAACTTGTGCCTGTGTTAAAACAAGCTGGAGCTTTATGGCTTtga